The genomic window CCGACTAATCCTCCGAACTATAGCGAGGTCTAGCTTCGAAAGGACAGAGTTCTCCGCGCCACTTGTTCATATACTCCAATTAACGGAGCGGCGTGTAACAATCCTCGGATTTACCTTAACGTTCTGCGGTGCTTTTTTTAGGGTCACCTTCAGCAAATCCTCGACGGTTATAGCTGGCCTATTAAACAGCGGCGTCGAGCACTTTCTCGAGGGCATCCTGACGCTTCTGCCGTTGTTCGGGGTGATCGGTGTAATCGGCTGCGCCGGCGACTGTGCTGGCGGAAGTGCAGGAGCTGGTGGAGGCAGAAATGGCAAAGGAGGTGCTGGAGGAGGTGGGGGAGGTGGGggaggtggaggaggtggaggaaaAACAGCAAACGGGTTAGATGATAGTGAAACTGATGGTATCGGTGTTGGAGGCGACGGAGGTTTCTTTGGAGATTTTGTTCGCGTATTCTCCAACGCTTGCTGCAGTCTTTGTAGTTCCTGTATCAAAGTTTCGTTACCACTGGCCAACTTCTTGATGATGTCTTGCATGCCGCTAACCTCTGCGGTTAAAGCACCGATGGCACTTACGTTGCTTACACGCACCTACGGTAAAAAGATATGCTAATAAGGCTCATTTAATACGCGGCTGTCGTAGAATGCGGAGAATTGCAAATGAAGGATAGCTATTTATGCCAAGACGCGTATACGTactcttttcaatttttcgtcTTAAGGACGAACGTATAAACGTTCCTCACCACTATGACACTTTATACTCTATTTTGTATCCTTAAAGtcttttaacattttgctcgataacatttttatatcatttttttgtaTCGAGGTAGATTTGAGTTATAAATGATTGTTGTAATTTAGTGGATAATGTACCTGGGTAATTTGGTCAGACAAACGAGTAACTTTGTCCACGAATGTGTTGATCATCTGCTTGTTCTCCGAGCGTAACTTTATCACAATTTGACTGAGCTCCTCCATTTGCCGCCTCGTTGATGTTGATGTTAATGTTGTAGCGGCTTTGAAGTTTTCGTAActctgaaataattattaaccgGATGATAGATATAGATTGCATATTACGTAAGCACACTTGCCTCTTTCAACACAGTCGTTATTCCTTTTATCATCCAGACGCAGAACAGAACGATTTTAGCGATGGGTTTCTTGGCTGAACGAAATCTTTGAAACTTTTTGTTTTCATGGAAGCCGGTGCATGTGGGCTGCAAATGATTACATTacaatcatattttttatcattttcatgtATAAACAATTCATAAATATCCACCTATtcgaatttaagaaatttcaaaaacaaCGTAATGAATAgattgcgaatatttatgcaaatttatatttttatgaacataagttgaaaataaaaataagaaacttcgaatttttaaattttccataatgcataaaaattcgtaattcagtgataaaaaaaattacatcttTGAGATATTTGTTGCATCCATCAGAATTAGACACAGCCGGAAGATCCAAAATTAAAGTGGTGGGAGATTCAGAGCTGTCAGCGCTCCATGGCGTCTTCGTTATCGTCGGATTAGGACCAAGACGTTtctgaacattttttttctccattgGTAATAAATTAGTAACCGTGTTGGCAGCAACAGGTTTCTCTAACCTCTCCATATCTTCTTCATCGTCAAATTTCAGCGTGGTTCGACATCGTTTGGCAGGTGGTGGAGAGCCTCTGCAAGGAGTATACGAACGAGCTCTAATCCTCGTATTACTCTCTACTTTCCTATAATCTCGTATGTCATCGACTTTATTATCGATCTTGTCAGTTTCATCTACAAAAGGACGcttattcgttcgttcgtctgAATTTTCTTCCGAAGATGGTGTATTATAAGAAAACGAGCTCATCTGCAGTAATCTTGTTTCGTcacatttcttatattttggTAAAAGATTCCCAAAAAATTCTTGATTCGCCGTTCGAACCCTTAAACCATTCAAGTGCCGTAAATTCGAAAGAATTCGTCTACACTCGCtccaattattaataaatttattttcagccGAATTCTGCGAATTCTTCTCGTTTACTATTTCATATCTCGTATCTCGATCCCGTTCGTcccatttttcttcgtatcgaCCCACAGACTCGCAAGCAGAGATTGTAGTTTGGAATTCATCAAAAAAATTATGGTATCCATTTTGAGGTTCTGATTCTGAATTAGCAAATTGTGGTGTTAGTTCTGATGTGTAATCGCAAGGAAAATTGTAAACCGTTTTCGAGGAACAAAGTTGGTTATTGCAACTATAAACGTCGAGTCTAGTCcttgaaaaagatttttccTCCTGCAGAGACTGGCAGTCattcatttctaattttatttcatcgttcaTTGATAAAGTTTTGTCCAATGGAAAGCATTTTTCTGTAGACTTCTCGATATTCTgctcaaataaattttttacctGTTTTATTTCGATCAATTCTGGTCCCTTTTGttcaacttttttttcttcctcattTTTGTCCAATTTATTTAGatctaattttattcgacgaaGTGTGGGCACGATTTCTGGACTGAAATCGTCATAGCATGACAAATCAGGTTGATCGGATTCAAAGAGCACAGATTCTGGGGATCTCTGATGCAAAAGTCGTTCAGTGGATCTCGACCTTTTCTTGAATGGAGTATATTTGTGTTGCACGCAATTGACCTCGTCAGAGGTATCtgatttttgtaataaacttTCCTGGGATTGATCAAGACATTGCTTACGTCGAGATTGTTTGTAAGCTTTCCTCTTTGCCATTGCGGTTTCCTCTTAAACTGCTATTTGATGTTTATGCGAGTCCAAGGGCTCATGAATGATTAGTCAAGAAGGTATCAACATTTTGAAAGTAAGTTCACGCAGACTCTTTTGAGAAGTTGATTTGCACGATACGGATCACGAATTTTTAAACTGCTTTCGTTGATCTACCGAACGAGTATGAAACTGTTCTATTTATTCGATACACGAATGACATTGTACTAAAggttatctatttatatttgttttgatTCTAATAGAAGAAATAGTATAATAGGTAATTTGCCTGACCATATAATTCCCTAAATTTGTATCGTTTATGTGCTATTGTTTTCTATAAAGTTAAtagaatcataaaatataaagaagatCGATGAGGACTGTTCGTCACTTaaaagaagatttattttctaattaacaaAGTTTATCTTTAATTACAATTGTATACGTTTATGTTAAAATTAGGACACCTCGTGTTTTGAAATTCCACTTCGTTTAAAACGAGGTATATGTCTACTTATTGGCAAAGGATCCacctttcctttttattaaaattcttttttcgcgtacaACGCGAATCTGCCTTATAATCATTACTGAATACAGTCGAGTCtcatttgacaaatttatcaCTCGCTATTTAGTTCATTAACAATTATATGAGCAAAGTAACGATATTCATTTCTTGCTCGCGAAGTCCTCTCcctttttaatgtt from Bombus pyrosoma isolate SC7728 linkage group LG8, ASM1482585v1, whole genome shotgun sequence includes these protein-coding regions:
- the LOC122570326 gene encoding uncharacterized protein LOC122570326, yielding MAKRKAYKQSRRKQCLDQSQESLLQKSDTSDEVNCVQHKYTPFKKRSRSTERLLHQRSPESVLFESDQPDLSCYDDFSPEIVPTLRRIKLDLNKLDKNEEEKKVEQKGPELIEIKQVKNLFEQNIEKSTEKCFPLDKTLSMNDEIKLEMNDCQSLQEEKSFSRTRLDVYSCNNQLCSSKTVYNFPCDYTSELTPQFANSESEPQNGYHNFFDEFQTTISACESVGRYEEKWDERDRDTRYEIVNEKNSQNSAENKFINNWSECRRILSNLRHLNGLRVRTANQEFFGNLLPKYKKCDETRLLQMSSFSYNTPSSEENSDERTNKRPFVDETDKIDNKVDDIRDYRKVESNTRIRARSYTPCRGSPPPAKRCRTTLKFDDEEDMERLEKPVAANTVTNLLPMEKKNVQKRLGPNPTITKTPWSADSSESPTTLILDLPAVSNSDGCNKYLKDPTCTGFHENKKFQRFRSAKKPIAKIVLFCVWMIKGITTVLKESYENFKAATTLTSTSTRRQMEELSQIVIKLRSENKQMINTFVDKVTRLSDQITQVRVSNVSAIGALTAEVSGMQDIIKKLASGNETLIQELQRLQQALENTRTKSPKKPPSPPTPIPSVSLSSNPFAVFPPPPPPPPPPPPPPAPPLPFLPPPAPALPPAQSPAQPITPITPNNGRSVRMPSRKCSTPLFNRPAITVEDLLKVTLKKAPQNVKENRRNTIPGPKGPMVSLDMLRSVKLKSARRRTNDQMSRSPRSGRILKTRTAPSLSLSPIMKGTDNSLSRILKQVDINKRPRRLLTNSSSFRENIIGKDNQSQKVEASGSRSMIV